Proteins from one Leptonema illini DSM 21528 genomic window:
- the ccrA gene encoding crotonyl-CoA carboxylase/reductase, giving the protein MSDRPEIVPVGTLPPVGVVPQKMYAQVIRAERFGEPEKAFQIEQIPVPELGPRDVLVGVMAAGVNYNNVWAALGYPVNVIAARNKKGEPEDFHIGGSDASGIVYAVGADVKNVKIGDEVVVHCGMWDAEDPHVKAGKDPMFAPSQIIWGYESNWGSFAQFTKVQDHQCLPKPKHLSWESAASYMLVGATAYRMLHHWKPNDVKSDDVVLVWGGSGGLGSMAIQIAKAAGATVVAVVSEKDKAEFCKKLGADGVLNRKDFDHWGPLTSEINKPEVFVDWTKRARKFGSAIWEITGKRNPTIVFEHPGESTLPTSTFVCETGGMVVICAGTTGFNATVDLRYLWMRQKRLQGSHFANDENSKGLNDLVIAKKVDPCLSRTYKFEETGTCHQVMMKNQHPPGNMAILVGAPKEGLGIS; this is encoded by the coding sequence ATGTCAGACAGACCAGAAATTGTGCCTGTTGGCACACTACCACCGGTAGGCGTTGTGCCTCAGAAGATGTATGCACAGGTGATTCGTGCGGAACGATTCGGCGAACCTGAGAAGGCGTTCCAGATTGAACAGATTCCCGTTCCGGAGCTCGGGCCCAGAGACGTGCTTGTCGGCGTTATGGCTGCAGGAGTAAACTACAACAACGTATGGGCTGCTCTTGGCTATCCCGTCAACGTCATCGCTGCTCGCAACAAGAAGGGGGAACCCGAGGACTTTCACATCGGGGGATCCGATGCGTCCGGTATCGTCTATGCCGTCGGCGCCGATGTTAAGAATGTAAAGATCGGCGACGAGGTCGTCGTTCACTGCGGAATGTGGGATGCCGAAGATCCGCATGTAAAAGCCGGAAAAGACCCCATGTTCGCCCCTTCGCAGATCATCTGGGGCTACGAAAGCAACTGGGGATCGTTCGCCCAGTTTACAAAGGTGCAGGACCATCAGTGTCTGCCCAAGCCGAAGCATCTGAGCTGGGAGTCCGCGGCCTCTTACATGCTCGTGGGAGCGACGGCGTATCGAATGCTTCATCACTGGAAACCGAACGACGTGAAATCCGATGACGTCGTCCTTGTATGGGGCGGATCGGGCGGCCTTGGAAGCATGGCCATTCAGATCGCAAAAGCCGCCGGCGCGACCGTCGTTGCCGTCGTTTCTGAAAAAGACAAGGCGGAATTCTGCAAAAAACTCGGCGCTGACGGCGTCCTGAATCGAAAGGACTTCGATCACTGGGGTCCGCTCACAAGCGAGATCAACAAACCCGAAGTATTCGTGGATTGGACGAAGCGAGCTCGTAAATTCGGCTCGGCCATCTGGGAGATCACAGGCAAACGTAACCCGACGATCGTTTTCGAGCATCCGGGTGAGAGCACGCTGCCGACGTCCACCTTTGTCTGCGAGACGGGCGGTATGGTCGTCATCTGCGCCGGAACGACGGGCTTCAACGCCACGGTCGACCTGCGTTATCTGTGGATGCGCCAGAAGCGTTTGCAGGGTTCGCATTTTGCCAATGATGAGAACTCAAAAGGCCTGAACGACCTTGTGATTGCAAAGAAGGTCGATCCCTGCCTGTCAAGAACCTACAAGTTCGAAGAGACGGGAACATGCCATCAGGTGATGATGAAGAACCAGCATCCGCCCGGCAATATGGCCATTCTCGTCGGCGCTCCGAAAGAAGGACTCGGCATCAGCTGA